GGTTTGGCGGCAAGACGCGCAATCCCTGGAATCTCGAACAAGGCTCGAGCGGTTCTTCGGCCGGCTCGGCGGCAGCGACGGCCGCGGGACTGGTGGCCTTCGCCATCGGCACCGAAACCTGGGGCTCGATCGTTTCACCCGCAACGCGCTGCGGGGTGACGGGACTGCGGCCGTCCTACGGCCGCGTCAGCCGCGCCGGCGCCATGGCGTTGAGCTGGTCGATGGATAAAATCGGGCCGATGTGCCGCACGGTGGAAGATTGCGCCCTGGTGTTCAATGCCATTTACGGCCCGGACGGCGTCGATCAAACTCTTGTTGATTTGCCGTTCAACTATAATCCCAAAGTCGACTTGAGCAAACTGCGCATCGGCTATCACAAAAACGGTTTTGAGAAGGATTCGACCAATCGCGCCACCAATGAGGCCACACTCGCGAAGCTGCGTGGATTGGGCGCGCAACTGATTCCTCTCGAATTGCCGGATTTGCCGTTCGAGGCGCTCACGATAATTTTAAGCGCGGAGGCGGCAGCGGCGTTCGACGAGCTGACGCGCTCGGGCAAAGACGATTTGCTGGTGCGGCAAATCAAAAATGCCTGGCCCAATGCCTTTCGCAGCGCGCGTTTCATTCCCGCAGTGGAATATATTCAAGCGAATCGCGTGCGCCATCTCGTGATTCAGGCCATGGCAGAGATGATGAAGAATATCGATGTTTATGTTGCGCCCTCGTTCGACGGCAATCTCCTGCTCACCAATCTCACCGGCCACCCTTGCGTGACGCTGCCCAACGGTTTCAACGGCAAAGGCAGTCCCACCAGCATCACATTCATGGGCAATTTGTACGGCGAAGCAGTCACGTTGGCCGTAGCGAGGGCTTATCAAGAGGCCACGGACTTTCACAAGAAGCATCCGCCGCTGTTTCCGTGAGCTTGAAGGCCGGGCGCAAAAAACAGCCCGGCGAGCCGAAATCGATGAGAAAAAACTCGCGCAAAGCCGCCAAGACGCAAAGAATCCGCAAAGCTTTTCTTTGTGAAAACGTAGCGACTTGTGCGTGAATGTTTTTGCATTCTCGCGCCGAAAGAGCTATATTCGCGTAAATCATCAAAAATGATGAATTACGGAAATGAGATATCAGGAATTCAAAAATCAGGTGCGGCGCTATCCGGTGGTTACAGCCAGTTTGCTCAATTCCTTGGGCGAGGACGAACGCGTGCTGCGCAACCAGTTGAGCCGCTGGCAAAAGCAGGGTTTGATCCTGCGGTTGAAAAAGGGCATGTATCTGCTCAATCGCGACGATCGCAGCCTGCATCCCTCGCCCTTTTTTCTTGCCAATCAGATGGTATTTCCCTCGTACATCAGTCTCGAAAGCGCGCTGGCATTTTATCAAATGATTCCCGAGGTGGTTTATCAAGTCACCAGCGTGACCACTGGCAAGCCGGCGCGATATATTTCTGCGGAGGGGGCGTTTGCCTTTCGGCATGTTAAGCCCGAATTGTTTTTCGGCTTTACTGCGCTGCGCGATGAAAGCGGTTTCGACATTTTGATCGCGGAGCCGGAGAAAGCGCTGCTCGATTTTTTCTATTTCAATCTCCCGCAGTTTTCGGAGAGTGATCACAGGATTTTTGCGGAGTCCTACCGCATTGCCGGAGAAGGAATTTTGCGGCCCGGCCTGCTCGAACAGTATGCCGCGCGTTTTTCCTCGAAAAAGCTGCGGCGCGTCGCGCATTTGTTCAGTGAAACCCATCTTGCTGGGGGCGTGCATGCGTGATCTGCTGCTGCAACGATTGCCGCCGGAACGCCCGGCGGCGGAGAGGCGCCATCACCTGCGGGAAATGCTGCAAATCATCTTGTTGAAGATTTTGCACGAATCGCCCGACGGCACAGCCCTGGCCTTCACCGGCGGCACGGCATTGCGCCTGCTGCACGGCCTGCCGCGCTTCTCCGAGGATTTGGATTTCTCCCTGATTCGCCCGGAAAAATACGGCTTCGATCGCTTGGTGAAGCATGTTCAAACCAGCCTCGCCAAGCTGGCCCTGCCTGCGGATTTCAAAGCCAAAAGCGAGAAAAGCGTTCAGCATCTTCACGTTCAATTCCGGGGCTTGCTGCAGGACGCGGGTTTATCGTCGCAAGCCGGCCAGAAACTGCCGATCCGTTTGGAAATCGACGCCAATCCCCCGGGCGGCTGGCAAACGGCAGTCGCCTTGCTCTCCGGATTTCAGACGTTTCCGGTTTTGCATTTCGATCTGCCGTCTTCTTTTGCAACCAAGCTGCATGCCTGCCTCTACCGGCGTTATGCCAAAGGCCGAGATTTCTATGATCTGATGTGGTATCTCGGCAAGAAAATCCGGCCGAATCTCGCCGTGTTGAACGAGGCCATCGCGCAAACGCAAGCAACGCCGGCCGCATTCGATGCCCGGCTTTTGCAACAAGCTTTGCTCCGCCGCCTCGCCGCTCTGGATGAAAAACAACTTCAGCAGGAGGTCGCGCCTTTTCTCATTCACCCCGAAGAGTTGAAACTGCTCGAATTCGACTTGATGCAGCAGGTGGTGCAGGGATATGAGTTCTGAAACACCAATACCGGCGCGAACGCGGCGAGATCAAACGGCTCACTGTCGCCAAGACTTATCAACAGGCCACGGATTTTCACCAAAAGCATCCGCCGCTGTTTCCGTAAACTGTAAATTCCTCGTTCAGCCACGGTTCCACCGTGGCTTTTTTGTTTGGGTCTTCGCGAGCTTTGCATTTGTAATCCGATCAAATTATATTGCTGCAATTCATGAAGGAATCACCACCGCCCGGGCGCTTTTTGAATAAAGGCGCAGCCGTTCATAGGCATGATTGATCATCAAAACAACTGGCCGGGCGGTATGTTCAGATAACCCCACAAAATCGGGGAACGCTGGTGACTTCGAAAAAATCCTATACCAAAATCCGACTCTTCATCGCCTCGCCGGGCGACGTGACGCCGGAGCGCGACCGGCTTTTGAAAATCGTGCAGGAATTCAATCAACCCAATGGCTTTTTGGACGAGATTGGCGTCACATTGCAGCCTCTCGATTGGCGTTCACATGTCGCGCCGTTGATGGGCCGGCCCGAGGCCGTGGTGTTGGAACAACTGCCGGTGGAAAGTTGGGATATTTTCGTCGGCATCATGTGGTCGCGCTTTGGCACGGCTACAGGTGCCGTGGATCCGCAAACCGGCTTCAGCTTTGATTCCGGCACGGAGGAGGAATTCACCCTCGCCTATCATGCCTGGCAGCAAAAGCAGCGGCCAGAGATTTTGTTTTATCGCTGCATGCGCCCCATTCCGCCGCGCAATTTGAATATCGACCAGTATCAGCGCCTCGAAGCATTCTTCCAAGAATTCTCGCCCGAGGGCAAGCACCCCGGCTTTGTGCAGGAATTTGAGTCCACCGATGATTTCGCCAGCCGCGTGCGCCTCGATCTCGAACGCCTCTTGCTCAAATTGCGTCCGGCAAGCGAACCGCCGCCGGTTTCTGCAGTGCAGACCGTGGCGCATGAGCCGGCGCGCCAGCGCTATCTCGAAACCATGATCAAAACCCATCAGCATCTGCCGGTGGCCGGTTTTGAAACCAACCTGCGCATTCCCATTCCGCTGGAGAAAGTGTATATCACGCTTAAAGCGCGCATGAACGAATTGGAGCATGCGCGCGGCGCGCTGGACTCTCCCGCACACAAACGCGGTTCGGTTCGACATAAGACTTCGGCAAGCTCAGTCGAACCGCTCACCGACCCGGCACAACCCGATCAAACAGTAAACGTGCAGCAAGCCCTGCAATTCGCCCTGCAGCGCGACTATGACGGACTCGTGCTGCTCGGTTATCCCGGCGCGGGCAAAACCACGCTCACCAAATACTTTCTGCTTTGCTTTGCCGGCAACAAAGCCGAGCAACAACTCGGCCTGTCCCGGCAACTGCTGCCGATTCTGCTCAGCCTGCGCGACATCGATCCCGAACAGCCGCTCACGGCCAACATTCTTGCCTCTTTGCAAAAGTATCATCTCGATTTATCAGAAGAGTTCTTCCTGCATTACTTGCAAGCAGGCCGCGCCATTCTCCTGCTCGACGGACTCGATGAAGTGCCGACCGAAAAGAAACGCGCCCTCGTCAGCCAATGGATTCACCATCAAGCGCATCTCGCCTTTCCGAAATGTCCGGTGCTCGTGACCTCGCGCTTCTCCGGGTATCGTGGTGAGGCGATCTTGCCGGGTTACTATCTGCGTCTGGAAATTCAAGATTACGGCATGCCCGAGGTGCAGCAGTTTCTCGAAAACTGGCTCATCGGCGTGGAAACGCATGTACAAGAGGACAACGAGTATTGGCGCAGTCAGGCAAAAAGCCGCGCGGAAAATTTGTTTCAGCGCATCGAGGCGGCGCCGGCGCTGCGCGAGCTGGCGGTGAATCCGCTGATGCTGCAGATCATTGCGCTGGTGCATCGCGATCGCGGCACTCTGCCCGAGCGCCGCGTCGAACTCTATAAAGAATGCACCGATGTTTTGCTGGAGCGCTGGGACAAAGCCAAAGGTCTGGAAGTTCTGCTCTCCGCAGCCCAGGCGCGCCAGCTCTTGCAGCCGATTGCGCTGTGGATGCATTCCGTGGAAAACCGGCGCGAGGTGAGCAAGGCCGAGCTGCTGACGTTCATGCAGCCGCATCTCGGCCGCATCAAGCGCGAGGTGGATCCCGAAGAGCTGCTGCAAAACTGGCAGGAGCGCAGCGGCATTTTCAAGGGTGAAGGCGATACTTACTTTTTCCATCATCTCAGCTTTCAGGAATATCTCACCGCCGAGGAGATTCGCAACACGCGGCAGGCCGACATTCTGGTCAAGCAGTTTGACCAGGCCTGGTGGCGCGAGCCGACGCTGCTGGCCATGGGCCTCACCAATCCCCCGATTTTTGCTGATTTCATGCGGGTTTTGCTGCGCGCGCAATGGCGCGACGGCGCGCGGGTGGATTTCCTGCTGCGCTGCGTCGATGAAACTTTGGTCAAAGACGAGGCCCCGTTTGTGCATGCGCTCAAGAAGCTCAAGCGTTTTGAGCCGCGTTATTATGCTTTGCTCGCTTTGGAACGCATTGGTACAGACACCGCCGAGGCGGCGGTGGCGCAGTCACAAAACGACAGGGACGAACGTCTGGCCGGCGAGGCGCGCAGCATTTACCGGCGCATGGCCCTCGATCAAATTCAAATCGAAATGCCCGAGGTCAAACTGGTTAGAACCGCTTTCAAAGGGAAAACCCACGATCTGCCGGCCCGCATTTTCAATTACTCAGAGTTGAATGCGGAATACATTCTCATCAAGAGCGGCAAGTACAATTATTCGGTCACCAAAAATGAAGTTGAAGTGCCGCCGCTGTACTTTGCCAAATATCCGGTGACCAACAAGCTCTACAACCGTTTTATTACCTATCTTGCCGGAAAGGGTGAGGAGGAGGCATTTGCGAATTTGCCTCTTGAACGGTTTGCCGAAAGCTTGCGCGTCAAAGCCAAAGAAATCCCAAGCTTCATAAAATACCTGGGCAATGACCCGAGGAAATGGGCTGAAACGCTCAAAACAAAAACAGAAGACAAGCGCTTTTTGGGTGAAGATCAACCGGTGGTTCGTGTCAATTGGTTTGACGCCGTGACCTATTGCCATTGGCTGAGCGAGTTGCAAGGGGCAAGGGGCAAGGGGCAGGATGAGAAAATGATCTATCGCTTGCCCACCGAGCAAGAATGGGAATGGGCCGCGGGCGGAGGCAAAAGAAAGTATCCGTGGGGCAATGACGAACCGGATGAAACCCGCGCGAATTATGGCGGAAAAGTGGGGCAGACTACGCCGATGGGCGCTTACCCGGCCGGGGCAACGCCGGAGGGACTGATGGATATGGCCGGCAATGTTTGGGAGTGGTGTGGGAATTTATATGGCAAAGAAAATGTTCTGGGAGAGACGGCGCGCGCGCTGCGAGGCGGGGCGTGGAGCTACTATCCTGAGCTTCTGCGCTGCGTGGCTCGCTACAGCAACAATCCCGACGACCAATGGTACTACTACGGTTTTCGGGTGGTCTGCGCCCAGTCTGCTTTTGATACTCTGTAACTCTGACAATCTGTTACTCTGAAAAAGGCGGGCGGAACGCCCGCCTCGAAATTTTTTTTTGAAATCTCGAGGAGGCGGCATGTCCACCAAAGCGCAAGAATTCTTGGCGATCAAACGTGGTTATGATTTTTCAAAATGGTTGTTGCAGCACACCGGCAAATTTCCCAAAAGCTACCGTTTCAGCGTGGCGGCAAAGCTGGAGAATGCCAGTTTGGGTTTCATCGAGTTGACCTCGGTTGCCAACATGCGCCGGGACAAACTGCCCCTGTTGAAACAAGCCGATGAA
This genomic window from bacterium contains:
- a CDS encoding amidase, giving the protein MRFKMISFAVGLCGLAALGALLPSQDAEPVTPALIAAAEKIIGLQFNQAERDSMLGDLQENLENYEKIRSVPLPNSVPPALAFNPVPVGMTFDTQRRPPVWSTPARIAAPANLDELAYASIGALAELLRTRKVTSTQLTQMYLSRLKKYGPQLECVITLTEELALAQARRADAEIAAGKYRGPLHGMPYGAKDLLAAKGYKTTWGSVPFKDQVIDEDATVIKKLEAAGAVLVAKLTLGELAWGEVWFGGKTRNPWNLEQGSSGSSAGSAAATAAGLVAFAIGTETWGSIVSPATRCGVTGLRPSYGRVSRAGAMALSWSMDKIGPMCRTVEDCALVFNAIYGPDGVDQTLVDLPFNYNPKVDLSKLRIGYHKNGFEKDSTNRATNEATLAKLRGLGAQLIPLELPDLPFEALTIILSAEAAAAFDELTRSGKDDLLVRQIKNAWPNAFRSARFIPAVEYIQANRVRHLVIQAMAEMMKNIDVYVAPSFDGNLLLTNLTGHPCVTLPNGFNGKGSPTSITFMGNLYGEAVTLAVARAYQEATDFHKKHPPLFP
- a CDS encoding nucleotidyl transferase AbiEii/AbiGii toxin family protein, with product MRDLLLQRLPPERPAAERRHHLREMLQIILLKILHESPDGTALAFTGGTALRLLHGLPRFSEDLDFSLIRPEKYGFDRLVKHVQTSLAKLALPADFKAKSEKSVQHLHVQFRGLLQDAGLSSQAGQKLPIRLEIDANPPGGWQTAVALLSGFQTFPVLHFDLPSSFATKLHACLYRRYAKGRDFYDLMWYLGKKIRPNLAVLNEAIAQTQATPAAFDARLLQQALLRRLAALDEKQLQQEVAPFLIHPEELKLLEFDLMQQVVQGYEF
- a CDS encoding SUMF1/EgtB/PvdO family nonheme iron enzyme, coding for MTSKKSYTKIRLFIASPGDVTPERDRLLKIVQEFNQPNGFLDEIGVTLQPLDWRSHVAPLMGRPEAVVLEQLPVESWDIFVGIMWSRFGTATGAVDPQTGFSFDSGTEEEFTLAYHAWQQKQRPEILFYRCMRPIPPRNLNIDQYQRLEAFFQEFSPEGKHPGFVQEFESTDDFASRVRLDLERLLLKLRPASEPPPVSAVQTVAHEPARQRYLETMIKTHQHLPVAGFETNLRIPIPLEKVYITLKARMNELEHARGALDSPAHKRGSVRHKTSASSVEPLTDPAQPDQTVNVQQALQFALQRDYDGLVLLGYPGAGKTTLTKYFLLCFAGNKAEQQLGLSRQLLPILLSLRDIDPEQPLTANILASLQKYHLDLSEEFFLHYLQAGRAILLLDGLDEVPTEKKRALVSQWIHHQAHLAFPKCPVLVTSRFSGYRGEAILPGYYLRLEIQDYGMPEVQQFLENWLIGVETHVQEDNEYWRSQAKSRAENLFQRIEAAPALRELAVNPLMLQIIALVHRDRGTLPERRVELYKECTDVLLERWDKAKGLEVLLSAAQARQLLQPIALWMHSVENRREVSKAELLTFMQPHLGRIKREVDPEELLQNWQERSGIFKGEGDTYFFHHLSFQEYLTAEEIRNTRQADILVKQFDQAWWREPTLLAMGLTNPPIFADFMRVLLRAQWRDGARVDFLLRCVDETLVKDEAPFVHALKKLKRFEPRYYALLALERIGTDTAEAAVAQSQNDRDERLAGEARSIYRRMALDQIQIEMPEVKLVRTAFKGKTHDLPARIFNYSELNAEYILIKSGKYNYSVTKNEVEVPPLYFAKYPVTNKLYNRFITYLAGKGEEEAFANLPLERFAESLRVKAKEIPSFIKYLGNDPRKWAETLKTKTEDKRFLGEDQPVVRVNWFDAVTYCHWLSELQGARGKGQDEKMIYRLPTEQEWEWAAGGGKRKYPWGNDEPDETRANYGGKVGQTTPMGAYPAGATPEGLMDMAGNVWEWCGNLYGKENVLGETARALRGGAWSYYPELLRCVARYSNNPDDQWYYYGFRVVCAQSAFDTL
- the avd gene encoding diversity-generating retroelement protein Avd, with the protein product MSTKAQEFLAIKRGYDFSKWLLQHTGKFPKSYRFSVAAKLENASLGFIELTSVANMRRDKLPLLKQADEALAKLRLLFRLSYEMRFINLQSYEHGSKLMNEMGRLLGGWIKNPGAAPAV